The Enteractinococcus fodinae genome has a segment encoding these proteins:
- a CDS encoding SH3 domain-containing protein: MGAEQTPAPVEGEEKEVIEIEGIDAEALPENDGEVVEPPSEETAGVSEPSEEPEESQHNEDQNTEETLNDGDTEVLPEESSSSETPNTEPTPSVSEEASPQSSQPQKSAEEQHLAETALEDSQGTLAAITAPIESIDFVAAGLTWDSDTAETITEAAVRVREQGGWSEWHDLEVHATDEEMKANSPRAGTEPLITLEADAVQARVHTESGVAPEGLEISLIDPGHSVTDGQLEPASPEGEDVETAAEASVESSLHPIESFKTEAHGNASESMSRLTSARAPIQTNRSGSAADAIKPAIVTRAQWGANESVTSTSSQSSDLKAMYVHHTAGTNNYTRAQAYGQVRAIFSYHAESLRWGDIGYNFLIDRYGTIYEGRRGSLDSLPLGAQAGGFNTNTFGISTIGNFDVAQPPAGMVESLKKVLAWKGLQYGINATGTTTLTSAGGTSKHSRGTRVTVNTILGHRDTHATACPGRYLYSQLQAIRKDVSTRISNARASAPNYDTISSGLIYQAKDNTVLRARPTSKSDILRGLPSGTRVTTSNRALNGWWEVTINGTTGWIAHRHFTRYYDTISSGLIYQAKDNTVLRARPTSKSDILRGLPSGTRVTTSNRALNGWWEVTINGTTGWIAHRHFTRYYDTISSGLIYQAKDNTVLRARPTSKSDILRGLPSGTRVTTSNRALNGWWEVTINGTTGWIAHRHFTRSK, translated from the coding sequence ATGGGGGCAGAGCAAACGCCCGCCCCAGTAGAAGGTGAAGAGAAAGAAGTCATTGAGATCGAGGGAATCGATGCGGAGGCCCTGCCCGAAAATGACGGCGAAGTTGTTGAGCCACCGTCTGAAGAAACTGCGGGAGTTTCGGAACCTTCCGAGGAACCAGAGGAATCACAGCACAACGAGGATCAAAACACTGAAGAAACCCTAAACGACGGTGATACAGAGGTGCTGCCCGAAGAGTCATCGAGCTCTGAGACACCGAATACTGAACCGACTCCTAGTGTCTCGGAAGAAGCATCTCCGCAGTCCTCTCAACCGCAAAAATCAGCTGAGGAACAACACCTAGCTGAAACGGCACTCGAAGATAGCCAAGGCACTTTGGCAGCGATCACCGCGCCCATCGAGTCAATTGACTTCGTCGCTGCAGGATTGACCTGGGATTCCGATACAGCCGAAACTATCACTGAGGCTGCCGTACGGGTGCGAGAGCAAGGTGGATGGAGCGAATGGCACGATCTCGAGGTTCACGCTACCGATGAGGAGATGAAAGCCAATTCTCCACGTGCCGGTACGGAGCCCCTAATCACACTCGAAGCCGACGCGGTGCAAGCACGCGTACACACTGAATCAGGCGTAGCTCCAGAAGGTTTGGAAATATCACTGATCGATCCTGGCCACTCAGTCACGGATGGCCAACTCGAACCTGCCTCGCCTGAGGGAGAGGATGTTGAGACCGCTGCAGAAGCGTCAGTGGAGTCCAGCCTTCATCCGATTGAATCCTTCAAAACTGAAGCGCACGGAAACGCAAGTGAGTCGATGTCTCGTCTCACTTCTGCACGAGCTCCAATACAGACGAACCGATCTGGTAGCGCTGCTGACGCAATCAAGCCCGCTATCGTTACTCGTGCTCAGTGGGGTGCTAATGAGTCAGTCACCTCGACGAGTAGTCAATCGAGCGATCTCAAGGCGATGTATGTTCACCATACAGCAGGAACAAATAACTACACACGAGCTCAAGCTTATGGTCAGGTCCGAGCTATTTTCAGTTATCACGCCGAATCACTGCGATGGGGTGACATCGGCTACAACTTCCTAATTGACCGCTACGGGACTATCTATGAAGGTCGACGTGGTTCGCTAGATTCCTTGCCCCTGGGCGCGCAGGCAGGTGGTTTCAATACCAATACCTTCGGAATCTCAACCATAGGAAACTTCGATGTAGCTCAGCCGCCTGCAGGGATGGTCGAGTCGCTGAAAAAGGTACTGGCTTGGAAAGGTCTCCAGTACGGAATAAATGCGACTGGTACCACCACGCTAACCTCGGCCGGGGGCACTTCAAAGCATTCTAGGGGCACCCGGGTTACGGTGAATACGATTCTCGGACACAGAGATACGCACGCAACAGCGTGTCCGGGTAGATATCTCTATTCGCAACTACAGGCCATTCGTAAGGATGTTTCAACCCGTATTAGCAACGCTCGTGCGAGTGCCCCCAATTATGACACCATCTCTTCAGGGCTGATCTACCAAGCCAAAGACAACACCGTCCTTCGGGCCAGACCCACCAGCAAAAGCGACATCCTCCGAGGTCTCCCCAGCGGCACCCGAGTGACCACCTCAAACCGCGCCCTCAACGGATGGTGGGAAGTCACCATCAACGGCACCACCGGATGGATTGCACACCGCCACTTCACGCGCTACTACGACACCATCTCTTCAGGGCTGATCTACCAAGCCAAAGACAACACCGTCCTTCGGGCCAGACCCACCAGCAAAAGCGACATCCTCCGAGGTCTCCCCAGCGGCACCCGAGTGACCACCTCAAACCGCGCCCTCAACGGATGGTGGGAAGTCACCATCAACGGCACCACCGGATGGATTGCACACCGCCACTTCACGCGCTACTACGACACCATCTCTTCAGGGCTGATCTACCAAGCCAAAGACAACACCGTCCTTCGGGCCAGACCCACCAGCAAAAGCGACATCCTCCGAGGTCTCCCCAGCGGCACCCGAGTGACCACCTCAAACCGCGCCCTCAACGGATGGTGGGAAGTCACCATCAACGGCACCACCGGATGGATTGCACACCGCCACTTCACGCGCAGTAAATGA
- the istA gene encoding IS21 family transposase — MRSNRFFTVLMAWRRYADADHGLQKPYGYSQFCALFANYVRSHDLVAVLRHEPGRAMLVDWVGPTMDIVDSVTGEITTAYVWVAVLPYSGVICCRAYLDMKSPAWLDAHIQAFAVLGGVPALIVPDNPLTSSHPRSRGSIERVINARYQQLADHYQTAIVPARSGKPRDKAAAENAVGIVEKRVLGYLADDVFTTLADLNEAIDARVDEINHDMPDVNGVTRWQRFVAEEQHTLGQLPDTRFEEVQWKQLKVGRNYHIRADSQHYSVPYQLAGQLVSVRLTSTGVTVFDGNTMVSEHARINGRKGQYSTLAAHVPERHQGIDGLWSRSWFTDRARSFGPATLAVINQILDRHVIEAQGYLACQNILEGLGRKNRAVVEAACQQLINRNGYATYTTLKRLMAGITSDHDKPAVVAPAASTTKRQTVGGSQPLGAEVYVRDASHYDTTGEEQSQ; from the coding sequence ATGCGCTCCAACCGGTTTTTTACGGTGTTGATGGCATGGCGCCGGTATGCTGATGCCGATCATGGACTGCAGAAACCGTATGGGTATTCCCAGTTTTGTGCTTTGTTTGCTAACTACGTGCGTTCTCACGATTTGGTGGCTGTGTTGCGCCACGAACCGGGCCGGGCCATGCTGGTTGACTGGGTCGGCCCGACCATGGATATCGTGGATTCTGTGACCGGGGAGATCACCACCGCCTATGTATGGGTCGCAGTGCTGCCGTACTCGGGGGTGATCTGCTGCCGGGCGTATCTGGATATGAAGTCCCCGGCATGGTTAGACGCCCATATCCAAGCATTCGCCGTGCTGGGCGGGGTGCCAGCGTTGATTGTGCCAGACAACCCGTTGACCTCGTCACATCCGCGCAGCAGAGGAAGTATAGAGCGGGTGATCAATGCCCGGTATCAACAATTAGCCGATCATTATCAGACCGCGATTGTCCCAGCCAGATCCGGGAAGCCAAGAGATAAAGCAGCTGCCGAGAACGCGGTGGGTATCGTGGAAAAACGTGTGCTGGGCTATCTAGCTGATGACGTGTTCACTACGCTAGCTGACCTTAACGAGGCCATCGATGCCAGGGTCGACGAAATCAATCATGACATGCCAGACGTCAACGGCGTCACCCGCTGGCAGCGATTTGTTGCTGAAGAACAACACACGTTGGGCCAGTTGCCGGACACGCGGTTTGAAGAAGTCCAATGGAAACAGCTCAAAGTGGGGCGAAACTATCACATCCGAGCTGATTCCCAGCATTATTCGGTGCCCTATCAACTGGCCGGGCAATTGGTATCAGTGCGGTTGACCTCCACTGGGGTCACCGTCTTTGACGGTAACACCATGGTCAGTGAACATGCTCGGATCAACGGTCGCAAAGGCCAATATTCCACGCTGGCTGCCCATGTTCCCGAACGGCATCAGGGCATTGACGGGTTGTGGTCCCGGTCCTGGTTCACCGATCGAGCCCGCAGTTTCGGGCCAGCCACCCTGGCAGTGATCAACCAGATATTAGATCGACATGTCATTGAAGCTCAAGGCTATTTAGCGTGTCAGAACATTCTGGAAGGATTAGGCCGCAAAAATCGTGCAGTGGTGGAAGCTGCATGCCAACAGCTGATCAACCGCAATGGGTATGCCACCTACACCACGCTGAAACGACTCATGGCTGGGATCACCAGCGACCACGACAAGCCTGCCGTGGTGGCTCCGGCTGCGTCTACGACAAAGCGCCAAACAGTTGGTGGCAGCCAACCGCTTGGCGCTGAGGTCTACGTTCGCGATGCTTCGCATTACGACACCACCGGTGAGGAGCAATCACAGTGA
- a CDS encoding DUF3052 domain-containing protein, which yields MSNSASGKNPDNNHYIAELELAVGNLIQELGWDEDIDFEFRNGLEDALGEEFLTEEDQEPVDAVLLWWRSDDGDVSDLTDALADADKNLDQNAPIWLLVPRASQPGHVSPTDISEAATVAGFRATTTAGVSEHWLATRLEPAVAH from the coding sequence GTGAGCAACTCGGCGTCTGGTAAAAACCCAGATAACAATCATTATATTGCTGAACTCGAACTAGCTGTTGGGAATTTGATCCAAGAGCTTGGTTGGGATGAAGATATCGACTTCGAGTTTCGGAATGGTTTAGAGGACGCCCTGGGCGAAGAGTTCCTCACAGAAGAAGACCAAGAGCCCGTTGATGCAGTGCTCCTGTGGTGGCGCAGCGATGATGGCGATGTCTCAGATCTCACTGACGCGCTCGCGGACGCTGATAAAAATCTTGACCAAAACGCGCCGATCTGGTTGCTAGTACCGCGTGCTTCGCAGCCCGGACATGTATCTCCGACAGATATTTCTGAAGCCGCCACTGTGGCTGGCTTCCGCGCTACCACTACAGCAGGCGTATCAGAGCACTGGCTGGCCACCCGTTTAGAGCCAGCGGTTGCACACTAA
- the aceE gene encoding pyruvate dehydrogenase (acetyl-transferring), homodimeric type: MSTAEESSDILSGLTDHAPDKDPEETSEWIESFDALVDAAGTERAEYIMRHLLQRAGTKSVAVPMVTTTDYVNTIPADQEPEYPGDEELERRYRNYLRWNAAAIVQRAQRDGVGVGGHISSYAGQATLYEVGLNHFFRGQDHPGGGDQIFFQGHSSPGNYARAYLEGRLSEKELDGFRQEKSQAPNGLPSYPHPKMLDEFWQFPTVSMGIGPINAIHQAQFNRYIHDRGIKDTSDQHVWAFLGDGEMDEPESRGALHVAANSKLDNLTFVINCNLQRLDGPVRGNGKIVQELEASFRGAGWNVIKVLWGREWDPLLEADDTGELVRIMNETPDGDYQTYKAESGGFVREHFFGRSSTTKELVADMTDDEIWGLKRGGHDYKKVYAAYKAAVEYKGRPTVILAHTIKGYGLGTGFEGRNSTHQMKELSIDEIKVFRDRHRIPISDEEIEKDQYAMPYYHPGPDAPEIKYLQERRKKLGGYVPERRKKYAPLPMPPESTYKHARKGSGKQQIATTMAFVRLLRDLMRDKNIGKRIVPIIPDEARTFGMDSFFPTAKIYNPRGQNYMSVDRDLFLSYKESTEGQLWHVGINEAGATAALTAAGTSYSTHGEIMIPIYIFYSMFGFQRTGDSFWAAADQLTRGFVIGATAGRTTLAGEGTQHMDGHSPILAGTNPGVKHYDPAFSYEIAHIVRNGLYEMYGDHDMGDKVRNVMYYLTVYNEPITHQEEPEDLDVDGLIRGIYRFSSSDIGGPKVNLFGSGVSLPWVIEAAQVLADDWGVSADVWSVTSWNELRRDAVAAERDQLLKPDQEPRVPYITQVMQDTEGPVVATTDFATLLPDQLRQYVPNKFATLGADDFGFSDTRAAARRYFGIDTHSVVVRALQLLEEDGEVDKGTASSAFSKYRLDDVNAGTTGTAGGDA; encoded by the coding sequence GTGAGTACAGCTGAAGAAAGCTCCGACATTCTAAGTGGTTTGACCGACCACGCACCAGACAAAGATCCTGAGGAAACATCGGAATGGATTGAGTCCTTCGACGCGCTTGTAGACGCGGCAGGCACCGAACGCGCTGAGTACATCATGCGCCATCTACTACAGCGTGCCGGTACCAAATCAGTCGCCGTCCCGATGGTCACCACCACCGACTATGTCAACACGATTCCGGCTGACCAAGAACCGGAATACCCGGGCGATGAAGAGCTAGAACGCCGCTATCGCAACTATCTACGCTGGAACGCTGCTGCCATCGTCCAGCGTGCACAGCGTGACGGCGTGGGCGTTGGGGGCCATATCTCCTCCTATGCGGGACAAGCAACGCTTTACGAAGTCGGCCTCAACCACTTCTTCCGCGGCCAAGACCATCCTGGCGGCGGGGACCAGATCTTCTTCCAGGGACACTCCTCACCTGGTAACTATGCTCGCGCTTACCTGGAAGGCCGCTTGAGCGAAAAAGAGCTCGACGGTTTTCGCCAGGAAAAATCACAGGCACCAAATGGACTCCCGTCCTACCCTCACCCGAAAATGCTGGACGAGTTCTGGCAGTTCCCCACAGTCTCCATGGGTATTGGGCCTATCAACGCGATCCATCAAGCACAGTTCAATCGCTACATCCACGATCGCGGCATCAAAGACACCTCTGATCAACACGTGTGGGCGTTCCTGGGCGACGGTGAGATGGACGAACCCGAATCGCGCGGTGCTCTCCACGTTGCAGCGAATAGCAAACTGGACAACCTCACGTTCGTGATCAACTGTAACCTCCAGCGCCTCGACGGCCCGGTTCGTGGCAACGGCAAGATCGTCCAAGAACTGGAAGCTTCTTTCCGCGGTGCTGGCTGGAACGTCATCAAAGTTCTCTGGGGCCGTGAATGGGACCCACTTCTGGAAGCAGATGACACCGGAGAACTCGTTCGCATTATGAATGAAACTCCGGATGGTGATTATCAGACATACAAAGCTGAGTCCGGTGGCTTCGTACGTGAGCACTTCTTCGGCCGGTCTTCGACGACTAAAGAGCTCGTTGCCGACATGACCGATGATGAAATCTGGGGCCTGAAACGCGGTGGCCATGACTACAAGAAGGTCTACGCCGCCTACAAGGCAGCTGTCGAATACAAAGGCCGCCCCACTGTCATTCTGGCCCACACGATTAAGGGTTACGGACTGGGGACCGGCTTTGAAGGACGCAACTCGACCCACCAGATGAAAGAACTGTCGATCGACGAAATCAAGGTCTTCCGCGATCGCCACCGCATCCCGATTTCCGATGAAGAAATCGAAAAAGATCAGTACGCCATGCCGTACTACCATCCGGGCCCGGATGCACCGGAAATCAAATACCTCCAAGAACGCCGCAAGAAGCTTGGCGGTTATGTCCCAGAGCGCCGCAAGAAATACGCCCCACTTCCGATGCCCCCGGAATCTACATATAAGCACGCCCGTAAGGGTTCGGGTAAGCAGCAGATCGCTACCACGATGGCCTTTGTTCGACTGCTTCGCGACTTGATGCGGGATAAGAATATCGGCAAGCGTATCGTGCCGATTATTCCGGATGAGGCACGCACCTTCGGGATGGACTCGTTCTTCCCCACCGCCAAGATTTACAACCCGCGCGGTCAGAACTACATGTCTGTGGACCGTGACCTGTTCCTGTCCTATAAGGAATCAACAGAAGGCCAGCTGTGGCACGTTGGCATTAACGAAGCAGGTGCCACCGCCGCACTCACCGCTGCCGGCACGTCCTACTCAACGCACGGCGAGATCATGATTCCGATCTACATCTTCTACTCGATGTTCGGATTCCAGCGCACCGGCGACAGCTTCTGGGCTGCCGCCGACCAGCTGACCCGTGGCTTCGTGATCGGTGCTACAGCAGGTCGCACAACCCTTGCCGGTGAAGGTACCCAGCACATGGACGGTCACTCACCGATCCTGGCTGGCACCAACCCTGGTGTGAAACACTACGATCCGGCCTTCTCATACGAAATCGCGCACATCGTGCGCAATGGCCTTTACGAGATGTACGGCGACCACGACATGGGCGACAAGGTCCGCAACGTCATGTACTACTTGACCGTGTACAACGAGCCCATCACCCACCAGGAAGAGCCAGAAGATCTAGATGTTGATGGTTTGATTCGTGGTATCTATCGCTTCTCAAGCTCTGACATCGGTGGTCCGAAGGTCAACCTCTTCGGTTCCGGCGTGTCTCTGCCATGGGTCATCGAGGCCGCACAGGTCTTAGCTGATGACTGGGGCGTCTCAGCGGATGTATGGTCAGTCACCAGCTGGAATGAACTGCGCCGTGACGCCGTCGCCGCGGAACGCGATCAGTTACTCAAACCAGATCAAGAGCCACGGGTGCCCTACATTACCCAGGTCATGCAAGACACCGAGGGGCCGGTCGTAGCTACGACCGATTTCGCAACACTCTTGCCCGACCAACTCCGCCAATACGTTCCGAATAAATTCGCCACCCTAGGTGCCGATGATTTCGGATTCTCTGACACTCGCGCGGCAGCACGTCGCTACTTCGGAATCGACACCCACTCCGTAGTGGTACGCGCGTTGCAGTTGCTGGAAGAAGATGGCGAAGTCGATAAAGGCACCGCTTCCTCGGCGTTCTCGAAATACCGCCTTGACGATGTGAATGCCGGTACCACTGGAACTGCTGGTGGCGACGCCTAA
- a CDS encoding redoxin domain-containing protein, with protein sequence MLAPALRDQYGQEWPFPPIEGPGNPAHDKTWLIFIPGAYTPVCMSELDHVGEMSAKLAELRVGLRLIAPDSAPVLRLVSEQLGIEVPFLSDFWPHGAAAQHYGIFDETTGRPRRVSLLVDRSGDVLDSINSTPGGRDMGEHLAVLQNEK encoded by the coding sequence ATGTTAGCGCCGGCCCTACGCGATCAGTACGGCCAGGAGTGGCCATTTCCTCCGATTGAAGGTCCTGGTAATCCAGCCCACGACAAAACGTGGCTGATCTTCATTCCTGGCGCGTACACGCCGGTGTGTATGTCGGAGCTTGACCACGTGGGTGAAATGTCTGCCAAGCTTGCTGAGCTGAGAGTTGGGTTGCGCCTCATCGCGCCAGATTCTGCGCCGGTGCTCAGGCTAGTGTCAGAGCAACTAGGAATCGAAGTACCCTTTTTATCCGACTTCTGGCCCCACGGAGCTGCAGCTCAGCATTATGGAATCTTCGATGAAACTACGGGGCGGCCCCGACGCGTGAGCCTCCTCGTGGATCGTTCCGGAGATGTCTTGGACTCCATAAATTCGACCCCAGGGGGACGCGATATGGGTGAGCATCTGGCCGTTTTGCAAAACGAAAAATAA
- a CDS encoding acyltransferase family protein: protein MTSATIKPPNEPAVKAGSKFRPDIQGLRAVAVGLVLLYHAGLSLFPGGYVGVDVFFVISGFLITGMLVRQAEEHGRIDLADFYARRIRRILPAATIVLAFVAVLTISILPRTRWDEIGVEVIASAFYLVNWVLADGTDYLNAEEAASPIQHFWTLAVEEQFYILWPALLVGLLWFASRRSRNRSVGRTPNIHRYLKVGVAIAIVPSFIWSIYYTDANPAPAYFVTTTRLWEIAIGAALAIFAVQLQKLPHSVGYILQGGGLLAILAAGLFYTSATPFPGYAALLPTLGAAAVIVGGMSGRATEGFARVLNVRPMRWIGDLSYSLYLWHWPLLVFAAYLADGDLPVGYGLLIVTLAIIPSWLSYRYIEEPFRNWQRLKEKSARALRAGASLMVTTTVIGLAVLVASAQLASDDSSPQASNEPMGAEAIELDAAALEPVNQVSSMTPDISEVEDDVADVYADGCHGDDVSVEVNPCVYGDADSDYVVAIVGDSHAAHWIPTLQKIAEAHGWRLETYTKSACALNTVAVNNGGSVYESCYEWGQNVLEHFTGSEAPDHVIASASSHSAASSSDAPEGVRTGDLEGGYEEAWTQIEEEGVGVTVILDTPRPSFDVPECIAENEDSLTECAADRDEAMASSGHEGMLSAAEAAGVDTVDMSDALCSPEACAPVVGGVIVWRDGHHITATYAETLAQILEEKLRENSSVQLAD, encoded by the coding sequence ATGACCTCGGCGACAATCAAACCGCCTAACGAACCGGCAGTCAAAGCTGGTTCAAAGTTTAGACCAGACATTCAGGGCCTACGTGCAGTAGCAGTAGGTCTTGTGCTTCTATACCACGCCGGGTTATCCCTTTTTCCTGGGGGTTACGTTGGCGTCGACGTCTTTTTCGTAATCTCGGGGTTCCTAATAACCGGCATGCTGGTGCGCCAGGCTGAGGAGCATGGCCGAATTGACCTTGCCGACTTTTACGCACGACGGATTCGCAGGATTCTACCTGCGGCGACGATAGTACTTGCTTTCGTTGCGGTGCTCACCATATCAATTCTTCCCCGTACTCGCTGGGATGAGATTGGTGTCGAGGTTATCGCGAGTGCCTTTTATCTCGTTAACTGGGTGCTCGCCGACGGCACTGACTACCTCAATGCAGAAGAAGCTGCGAGTCCGATTCAGCACTTCTGGACATTGGCAGTTGAAGAGCAGTTCTATATTCTGTGGCCGGCTCTTCTAGTCGGGTTGTTATGGTTTGCAAGCCGCCGTAGTCGGAACAGATCTGTTGGAAGGACTCCGAACATCCATCGATACCTGAAGGTCGGCGTTGCGATAGCCATCGTTCCGTCCTTTATTTGGTCGATTTACTACACCGACGCGAATCCTGCACCTGCCTATTTCGTGACGACAACGCGACTTTGGGAGATTGCGATTGGTGCAGCGCTAGCCATCTTCGCGGTTCAGTTGCAGAAGCTGCCCCATTCGGTCGGTTATATATTGCAGGGCGGGGGTCTACTGGCGATTTTAGCCGCAGGACTCTTTTACACCTCGGCCACGCCCTTTCCCGGATATGCTGCCCTTTTGCCGACCCTTGGCGCTGCCGCAGTTATTGTCGGTGGTATGTCTGGCCGAGCGACTGAAGGCTTTGCGCGCGTTCTGAACGTTCGTCCTATGCGCTGGATCGGGGACCTGTCTTACTCTTTATACCTTTGGCATTGGCCACTTCTTGTCTTTGCGGCCTATCTGGCCGATGGGGATCTCCCAGTCGGATATGGGCTGCTGATTGTGACGCTGGCTATCATTCCCTCGTGGTTAAGCTACCGCTATATCGAAGAGCCGTTCCGTAATTGGCAGCGACTTAAAGAAAAGTCAGCGCGAGCGTTACGAGCCGGGGCGTCCCTCATGGTCACGACTACCGTGATTGGGCTCGCAGTGCTCGTTGCAAGCGCCCAATTGGCCTCTGATGATTCGTCACCCCAGGCTTCAAACGAACCGATGGGAGCCGAAGCTATCGAGCTCGATGCCGCCGCGTTGGAACCGGTGAACCAAGTGTCTTCCATGACGCCCGATATTTCAGAAGTGGAAGATGACGTGGCAGACGTGTATGCAGATGGCTGCCATGGAGATGATGTGTCAGTGGAAGTAAATCCCTGTGTGTATGGCGATGCAGACTCCGATTATGTTGTTGCCATCGTCGGGGATTCGCACGCAGCGCACTGGATCCCAACGCTTCAGAAAATAGCCGAAGCTCATGGCTGGCGACTAGAGACTTATACGAAGAGTGCATGCGCACTCAACACTGTCGCAGTGAATAACGGTGGCAGCGTCTACGAAAGTTGTTACGAGTGGGGACAAAATGTCTTGGAGCATTTCACTGGATCAGAAGCGCCAGACCACGTTATCGCTAGTGCATCCTCTCACTCGGCAGCCAGCAGTTCGGACGCCCCAGAGGGAGTGCGAACTGGTGATCTCGAAGGCGGCTACGAGGAAGCCTGGACACAGATTGAAGAAGAAGGCGTCGGAGTTACGGTAATACTGGATACGCCACGGCCTTCCTTTGATGTGCCCGAGTGCATTGCGGAGAATGAAGACAGTTTGACCGAGTGCGCCGCAGACCGAGATGAAGCGATGGCCTCGAGCGGTCATGAAGGTATGCTCAGCGCAGCAGAAGCCGCAGGTGTGGATACAGTAGATATGTCCGATGCGCTTTGCTCGCCGGAGGCTTGCGCGCCCGTGGTGGGCGGCGTCATCGTATGGCGGGATGGTCACCACATCACGGCAACCTACGCTGAGACGCTTGCTCAGATCCTAGAAGAAAAGCTGAGAGAAAACTCGTCGGTTCAATTAGCTGACTAA
- a CDS encoding ATP-binding protein — MTFTSIDYEKFRQLRVTHIATRFEELITDEHYDTLTPEQIFLTAVDQALEQRRVNRVDRLIKAARFPIPQASIAELDYQPGRGITKVRMQRYGAHDWSADPMNLLITSPTGGGKTYLACALGIAACHNGHSVYYTRMDDLARQLIIARTDGIAHQKLLNTLSDTEMLILDDFLTVGIDTDAASDLFAVLANREHRLPTVIGSQTGPAHWVDILPDRVAADSIVNRLANNARKINLGDIDMRQHRHLKAQSHKDYWQ; from the coding sequence GTGACGTTTACCAGCATTGACTACGAGAAATTCCGCCAATTACGGGTCACCCATATCGCTACTCGGTTCGAAGAACTCATCACCGATGAGCACTACGATACCCTCACCCCGGAACAGATTTTCTTGACTGCTGTTGACCAAGCCCTGGAACAACGCAGGGTCAATCGGGTGGACCGGCTGATCAAAGCCGCCAGATTCCCGATCCCGCAAGCCAGTATCGCAGAACTGGATTATCAACCGGGCCGCGGCATCACCAAAGTCAGAATGCAGCGCTATGGCGCTCATGACTGGTCCGCTGACCCGATGAATCTGTTGATCACTTCGCCCACCGGCGGTGGCAAGACCTATTTGGCTTGCGCCCTTGGGATTGCCGCCTGTCACAACGGTCACAGCGTCTACTACACCCGCATGGACGATCTGGCCCGGCAACTGATCATTGCTCGCACCGATGGCATTGCCCACCAGAAACTGCTCAACACACTGTCAGACACCGAGATGTTGATCCTCGACGATTTCCTGACCGTGGGCATCGACACCGATGCTGCTAGTGACCTGTTTGCGGTCCTTGCTAACCGGGAACACCGGCTGCCCACCGTGATTGGATCACAAACTGGACCAGCCCACTGGGTGGACATCTTGCCCGACCGGGTCGCGGCAGATTCGATTGTCAACCGGCTGGCTAACAACGCCAGGAAAATCAACCTCGGCGACATCGACATGCGTCAGCACCGTCATCTGAAGGCCCAGTCTCACAAGGACTACTGGCAATAA